ttaatctGATGTTCAAGTTTCTTGAACTGAGATGAGCTTAGCTGCCTTGTTAACTCATcgtaaaacacacttcattcaaaggAATGAACATccacaaaataaattttatcAAGACTTTCTTCGTTTCTCTTTCCACAATTACTTCTGGTTTTGTTGGAGCAGCTGCAAGTCATCTCTGCACTGAATCTCCGATTGTCACACTGGCTGCACTCAAATACAATTCAAAAGTTGCCCATTTAACTATTTAACAATGAGTTGAAATTGCACCAGGCATTAGATATATGTAATTCTGAATTGCATTTAAAGAGACCTTAATCAGCTTCGTTGAACACTGTGTTCTGTCCTTTGAAATCAACAGAAGAAAGCTCTGAGAGAGCAGTGGCTCCTGCAGGACTCAgcttcccacaatgcaactggTTCCACACAGCAACAAAGCCTTCTGTCTGACCAGCAGCAGACCAGAGCGCTGCAGCTCAATGTCCACAGgtgcaaaaaacacagaaaaatacacacacacacacacgcacacacacacacacacactcttccaaTTATGACCTACTTGGGCTCATGCTAATTGACTCCTCTGCCCACTAGGATAGAAATGGAGGTGGAGTCTCTGGAGAGAGAGGAGTCTATGATTTCTACCAATGAGAGCTTCATCCTCAACAGACTGAAGGCCGTGGAGAAAAGTTCAGAGGATATTAtcaaggtacacacacacacaggtctttCACAGCGTTATTATGGTGCTTCTATTACATTGCTTTGACAGATTTATGTCTCTTCTAGGAGGCCCAGGACAGCTTTGTTCCCGGTGAGTCAtgatttttaagtgttttaacCAACACCAAAGATGAATTTATGTTAACCCTTCTGTTTTCCGTCCCACAGAGCCAATAGAGGTTACCACAGTGATCCCTGATGTCCCAGAATGCCTCTCTCCACCAGCCAGCAAACACTCTGAACCAGACACGCCAAGAAAGAGTGAGATAATTTCACACTGTACTTTGCAGTACAGGTGATTTGATAAAGTGCTCTCGACTTCGGGGTTCACTACTCATGAAGGCAAAGCTCCTTAAATAAATGCCTTAAATGAGAGCTTGTATCTTGCTCCCTTGCAGGCAAAAATGTGAAGGGACGGACAGTGAAGTGGTGACTTCTGCAGAAGTCTTTGAGATGTTTCTAGAAAATAATACCGCAAAACAAAACGCAAAAACAGCACATCCCTACTGCACCAACTTTAACTTATTCCTATATGAACTTATCACTGCTGTGGACTACTTTCTGAAGATGCATACTTCTACAAAGAAGATCTTTATTTTCCAGGTCCGCTGGACTAAGTGTGTACATGATGGAGAAAACAGTGTTCGAATATAAATGTGTTGGGTTGTCTGAAAATGACTCCCTCTACCTCAGAACATGAACCTCAGCCCCACAAACTGATATTAACATGGactctgtcttctctctgtgtctcagctCTGTTTGCTATGGAGATCAATGTGAGTAAAAACCTGTCAACGGGGGAGAGCACGGTACTTTCTACTGCGACGGTTCCTCCTGATGAGTTGAATCAACATGCTGGGCTCAAGGTTTATGATGACGGCAGGAAGTCTGTTTATGCCCTGAGTGCACAAGAGGTATTGacaaaatagtaataataaatatggcaaaaatgtttgttctGACATAAagctcagttagctcagttGATAGAGCGTGTGACCCATGTACTGAGGCTGTCCTTTGCAGCTTCCCTaccttttctgcttttctgtacATTGTGTTCCACTAAAAAAAGTTCATAATCATTTCCATCTTTAGGGATCACATGACCAgagctgtgtgtctgagctgtCAGCCAATGAGGTAGAACAGTTGCTGAGAAGCGCCACAGTGCATTGCCAAGCAAACCACCAAAACTACCCTCAAACTCACAGCACAACGGAAGAGCGTTGCCGTCGTAACGGCCAAgacgagagagacagagtggacCTCAGACACCAGAGAGGACTTTACAGGAACAACGTAATGGAGAATGAGTTCAGCTGTAGGGAAAACTGGGTGAGAAAACCAGGGGTAGAGCATCACCATGGCCACCTGAGCAGCCAATAcagaaggcaggaggagagaaaaaaccAAAGCAACCTGAGGGAACGACATCACCCTGGAAACTACAAGTGGATGGGGCATCAGAAAGATGGTCGCTACAGTTCGTATGTGATGAGCAACTGTGTTCAGGAAGATCGGTCTGCTAGCCGACACAATAACGGCATCATCAGAAGCAATAGTATGGTAAATGGAGGCAGAGCCAGTGGCTGCCCTCTCCCCAGGTCACATGACCAGGAAGTCATGTCCACCTACCGCCCACAGCTCAGCTTCACGCCAACCAATTATATTCCTCTTACACATTACATCAGTGTGGACGAAGAAGAACTTTCTTATTGCTTCAGCCCACCTGCCTATCACAGCCATGATGGAAACCCGCCCACTGCTCAGTACGCTGGCACCACCCACGCCGACAGAGTGCCATCCCCCATTTACGGAGACGACACCCCCTATACCATCCTCAACACCATGGAGACCactgagccaatcacagcgaTCTTCATGGGCTTCCAGACTGCGCAGGATGACAGTGGGCAGACTCAGGAGTTTGAGGGCTCCCTGAAGGCAGAGCTGGTCATCATTGAAGACAACGATGACAACGGTGATGACAGCAAcatgaagcagaagaaagacCTCGACCATCTTGGGGGCAGTTGTTCAGCCAATGGAAAAATGGCAGTTGGAGACATTCAGATGGAAAGACAGGTGGGACCAGGTAttagaaagataaaaaaaaaacacaaaccctGCTGCACTGTCTCCTAACCAGCCTTATTAATGTCTGAGTGTCCATCTCAATAACCAGCTGTATCTGCCCACTAACCTAACAAATAACTGCAAACAAGCCCACCATTGCTTTGTCACAAGCGCTCAGTGTAGTGGGGGCATCAATGGGTGACACAGAGGGTATATAAGAAATAGTGAATGGAGCCGTGACATCACCTATTGGTTTGTGAAGCCTCAGATTTGGCTTTATGGCCTTTGCCGTCGTGTTCTTTTggtctgttttcctctgaatgggactataatttaaaaaatgaacaccatgctgtattgaagaagacttgaaaccaataactgagaccataaactcatttaGAAACTGTTTACTGAAGGAAATAAGTCAAGTGAGTAAGCTCATCTGCCTCTAAGCTCAAATGCAATCGGGTGTCAGGActcgccccctgctggccttTAGGAAGAACGCAGGCTGTGCAAATCCACTGGAAAGCTGTGCAGTCCAGTATTGTTTTTACAGCTGGGAAAGCAGCAATactgactaaaactaaaactgactgATTCTAAGTCAGAACACTGCTTCTGAATACTAGAAACACAGAACTAACTATAAAATTTACACTAAAATATCTATCCTAGCAGTAGTAAAAGTGAAATAAGTTGctcacaataacacaataatTAATCCATGTAATTTGCTCAGACCGGTCCTAACTCTCCACAGTCTGCAAAGTGGCAAGATGTCAGTTTTATaggaggtgtgagtgtgtgtgtgtggtgtaggCTTCCTCCAAATATGTCATCTGCCTCCAGATAAACCTCTCATGGCCAGGAGGTCAATTGCTATGCATATTTATagcacaaaatgtgaaattaaaatacttTGTACTAAAATATCAAGACTTTCACCTGAATTGATCAGTATtgattttcagcaaaaaaaaagtattcaggGAGTTAGTTACTCTAAACATTAAAGCATGCTCAGGTAATTGTCAAACCACCTGCAGCTACACCTCTCTGCTAAGTGAATGTCAAATAATAcatgtcatcttttttcttATGAATAAATGCATATGTACCATACAGTGTGACAACTAACTCCATACAGATTTTGGAACAGCATGTTTTGAATGAGAAGGGTCTGTGTAAATGTATGAATTAGATGCAGTTAGGTTTAGACTTCAGCGAGCGACTGTCATgtggctccctctgctggtctAAATGTGCTGATGCCACCTTGTTCATAATAATGAGCAGCTACAGGTAAGAATGGCAACAAGGTTGGACCTGGAGATAGCAAAAAACCTCAGTATTTCAGCTAAAGCTCTATGGATTATGTACGATGAGCTCAACTGTAATTTTAAATAGGTAATGTAATAATAGTGTAATAGTGTATAGTGATATTGTACACCGGTTTCAAAAGCATGTTCCAGAGATCCATAGTGGTGCTAAGAGATCTCAGATCCATTGTCTTTGCTAGATGTTAGCCCAGTGAGAGAATATACGAGAGGGTGAATTCTGGTCATTTGTGTGACTTAGCTACACAGCATCAGACCTGGCATCAAAGTAGACATCTCTGTTGAATTAGGTCTGAGGTGTGACACCATTTTCTTGAAATAGAAATGATGACATAGTTTTAAATTGATTATGTAACCTGACACAATGTATACTTGATACATATACATGATGGAAAATGTAAGTCACACTTGGGATTTACAGATTGAAAAATATCTTGCTGTTTCATAATTATATTGGAAAGAATATAATCCACCCAGATCGACAACTTTTGTAAAGAACACTAAATAAtcgttttgtctttgtttttgtcttttttttcttttgttgtgacttACATTCCAACTGCTGATGCTTTCCACACTTTTATACTAACTTCAAGTGTTTAAACTGTACATTATGCTTGTCTACAGTTGGTCAGATGATGGGCGTGTGTAATGGTTATGCTAATAAACCTTTGTTACTAATGGATGTTAACAGCtcgttctgtgtgtgttctgctctaATCCTCATTATAACACTATGActacgcgtgtgtgtgtgtgtgtgtgagtgatatTAATCCTGTCTGATGTGAGTCAGCTCAGATGTCCCTCACAGAGTAGAGTCATGCTGGATATCAGTTTGTATTAGTTTATATTGACACTGATGCCATCCCAGTataccacagtgtgtgtgtgtgtgtgtgtgtgtgtgacatgtatTACTTCTGGTGCAGCAACATAAATCTGTTGACACAGTCACATTATGGGGACTAATCTTCCTTTTGGGGATGAAGGACAAGTCCCCAtaacataaataatttaattttaggGTAAAGGCCTTGATAAGTATAGCTCAGATCTTGTACTTAAATAATAGCTATACCAGAGTGTAGAAACATTATGTTTACACTTAATAGGAGTGAAATAAGTAGTGATTATGGTAAGTCACCGGGAAATGAAAGTAAGTCAGTGTAATGCCCTCTGAAGTATGGAAACTGACggtgtgtgcaagtgtgtgtgtacaggatTCATCCTGTACCTGACATTGTCAAGTCCAATGACAGTATAAACAGTAAAAGTATCACTGGTACTGGCAGAGAGCCAACATTAATCAGTCATTGGATACAGTGGTACTACTGTTACAGCTGCAGGACACAATCAGTCCACAAGTTACATtagcaccagcagcaccaccacctccagACGCCTGCAAGAAAAATGCATAGAGGACGATGTAGCCTCAGCTCGGGTCACTTTGTCTGcttgttctggagctttcaacACAATATTATGGTTGTCATCAGCAGGtggatttcttttgtttacagaCATTTCTAAGACAAGAATGAACAGGAAGTTCAAAAGAATGAAGTCTAAATATGTACATTCTGCTGATGGGCTGCCAAGTGAGCAAACTGCTGACCATGTGACAAGGTGGAAAGTTCCAGGCCCAGAGCGGATCAAACCATCTCAGTTCGTTTGTATTGTTATAATTCTATATTCAACATCTCAAATACGCTGATTTCTATCAGGTAGCACACTTTTAAGTGCAAAGTATTGTTTCACTCTGTTAAACATGAACTAGATATTTGCCTTTTCATCTGAAACATTCCATGAAATAGCGATGCCTCACTTTCCAATTTAGTACGCACAGTTTACCGAGTGTAACTGAAcacattcatttctgtttccaccATTTTGTCTTTGAAACAAGAGCCACACAGCGTGATGCTGCACTAGTgacgtgtgtgttgtgtgtgtgtgtgtgtgtgtcaggtacAGAGGAGGGGTGAAGGATCAGGGTTCATCCATCTGACATGCTGATGCTCTCCCGACTGACCACACTGACCAGTTCATCATCAGCCTGCTGCTCAGCCTCCACTGCTGCCTTCAAACCTCTTCCATGGCACGACGATCGTTTTAAATGGTTTTTCTCCTCTCCGTGTTCCTGCTTCACACAGTGATGAACATGTGGCTTTACTCTGTTTAACATTTGTGACTCTGACCTCAAACACTCGGCTCGTTGTCCTCTTATTGATCAGAATGActcatcatctgtttttttttttaaaaatcagtgttGGCAAGATGCCGAGTGTGTTGTTAAAAGTGTAGTTCTTTGTAATGCTGATCTTGCCAGCACCTGAACTATGCAGAATCATGCATGTGTTCTGGTTGTCCAGGCTGCTTGAGAATAGAACAAGCATTTAGTGCAGGGAGTAGAAACTGCGGGGACATTTTCGTTTGGCGTTTTTGGCTGTGTGTCTTTGCCTAAGCTTTGCTGCATGTAGTAGGAATTTAAATCAAGCTGTTATCACAGCTTTAGCTGATTGTAATTGCAGTTAACTGCATTTTACATTGTTTGCTTTAGCAGTCGTTTTAAAATTTTATAGATTTATCCGtag
This portion of the Scatophagus argus isolate fScaArg1 chromosome 13, fScaArg1.pri, whole genome shotgun sequence genome encodes:
- the palmda gene encoding palmdelphin isoform X5, producing the protein MQLVPHSNKAFCLTSSRPERCSSMSTEMEVESLEREESMISTNESFILNRLKAVEKSSEDIIKEAQDSFVPEPIEVTTVIPDVPECLSPPASKHSEPDTPRKTLFAMEINVSKNLSTGESTVLSTATVPPDELNQHAGLKVYDDGRKSVYALSAQEGSHDQSCVSELSANEVEQLLRSATVHCQANHQNYPQTHSTTEERCRRNGQDERDRVDLRHQRGLYRNNVMENEFSCRENWVRKPGVEHHHGHLSSQYRRQEERKNQSNLRERHHPGNYKWMGHQKDGRYSSYVMSNCVQEDRSASRHNNGIIRSNSMVNGGRASGCPLPRSHDQEVMSTYRPQLSFTPTNYIPLTHYISVDEEELSYCFSPPAYHSHDGNPPTAQYAGTTHADRVPSPIYGDDTPYTILNTMETTEPITAIFMGFQTAQDDSGQTQEFEGSLKAELVIIEDNDDNGDDSNMKQKKDLDHLGGSCSANGKMAVGDIQMERQVGPGIRKIKKKHKPCCTVS
- the palmda gene encoding palmdelphin isoform X1, whose product is MEESDLLKERLQAITEKHRIQEYIRQKKLELDQEKLKLQHLKKKALREQWLLQDSASHNATGSTQQQSLLSDQQQTRALQLNVHRIEMEVESLEREESMISTNESFILNRLKAVEKSSEDIIKEAQDSFVPEPIEVTTVIPDVPECLSPPASKHSEPDTPRKTLFAMEINVSKNLSTGESTVLSTATVPPDELNQHAGLKVYDDGRKSVYALSAQEGSHDQSCVSELSANEVEQLLRSATVHCQANHQNYPQTHSTTEERCRRNGQDERDRVDLRHQRGLYRNNVMENEFSCRENWVRKPGVEHHHGHLSSQYRRQEERKNQSNLRERHHPGNYKWMGHQKDGRYSSYVMSNCVQEDRSASRHNNGIIRSNSMVNGGRASGCPLPRSHDQEVMSTYRPQLSFTPTNYIPLTHYISVDEEELSYCFSPPAYHSHDGNPPTAQYAGTTHADRVPSPIYGDDTPYTILNTMETTEPITAIFMGFQTAQDDSGQTQEFEGSLKAELVIIEDNDDNGDDSNMKQKKDLDHLGGSCSANGKMAVGDIQMERQVGPGIRKIKKKHKPCCTVS
- the palmda gene encoding palmdelphin isoform X3, translating into MEESDLLKERLQAITEKHRIQEYIRQKKLELDQEKLKLQHLKKKALREQWLLQDSASHNATGSTQQQSLLSDQQQTRALQLNVHRIEMEVESLEREESMISTNESFILNRLKAVEKSSEDIIKEAQDSFVPEPIEVTTVIPDVPECLSPPASKHSEPDTPRKTLFAMEINVSKNLSTGESTVLSTATVPPDELNQHAGLKVYDDGRKSVYALSAQEGSHDQSCVSELSANEVEQLLRSATVHCQANHQNYPQTHSTTEERCRRNGQDERDRVDLRHQRGLYRNNVMENEFSCRENWVRKPGVEHHHGHLSSQYRRQEERKNQSNLRERHHPGNYKWMGHQKDGRYSSYVMSNCVQEDRSASRHNNGIIRSNSMVNGGRASGCPLPRSHDQEVMSTYRPQLSFTPTNYIPLTHYISVDEEELSYCFSPPAYHSHDGNPPTAQYAGTTHADRVPSPIYGDDTPYTILNTMETTEPITAIFMGFQTAQDDSGQTQEFEGSLKAELVIIEDNDDNGDDSNMKQKKDLDHLGGSCSANGKMAVGDIQMERQRRGEGSGFIHLTC
- the palmda gene encoding palmdelphin isoform X4, whose amino-acid sequence is MEESDLLKERLQAITEKHRIQEYIRQKKLELDQEKLKLQHLKKKALREQWLLQDSASHNATGSTQQQSLLSDQQQTRALQLNVHRIEMEVESLEREESMISTNESFILNRLKAVEKSSEDIIKEAQDSFVPEPIEVTTVIPDVPECLSPPASKHSEPDTPRKTLFAMEINVSKNLSTGESTVLSTATVPPDELNQHAGLKVYDDGRKSVYALSAQEGSHDQSCVSELSANEVEQLLRSATVHCQANHQNYPQTHSTTEERCRRNGQDERDRVDLRHQRGLYRNNVMENEFSCRENWVRKPGVEHHHGHLSSQYRRQEERKNQSNLRERHHPGNYKWMGHQKDGRYSSYVMSNCVQEDRSASRHNNGIIRSNSMVNGGRASGCPLPRSHDQEVMSTYRPQLSFTPTNYIPLTHYISVDEEELSYCFSPPAYHSHDGNPPTAQYAGTTHADRVPSPIYGDDTPYTILNTMETTEPITAIFMGFQTAQDDSGQTQEFEGSLKAELVIIEDNDDNGDDSNMKQKKDLDHLGGSCSANGKMAVGDIQMERQVGPGTEEG
- the palmda gene encoding palmdelphin isoform X2, which gives rise to MEESDLLKERLQAITEKHRIQEYIRQKKLELDQEKLKLQHLKKKALREQWLLQDSASHNATGSTQQQSLLSDQQQTRALQLNVHRIEMEVESLEREESMISTNESFILNRLKAVEKSSEDIIKEAQDSFVPEPIEVTTVIPDVPECLSPPASKHSEPDTPRKTLFAMEINVSKNLSTGESTVLSTATVPPDELNQHAGLKVYDDGRKSVYALSAQEGSHDQSCVSELSANEVEQLLRSATVHCQANHQNYPQTHSTTEERCRRNGQDERDRVDLRHQRGLYRNNVMENEFSCRENWVRKPGVEHHHGHLSSQYRRQEERKNQSNLRERHHPGNYKWMGHQKDGRYSSYVMSNCVQEDRSASRHNNGIIRSNSMVNGGRASGCPLPRSHDQEVMSTYRPQLSFTPTNYIPLTHYISVDEEELSYCFSPPAYHSHDGNPPTAQYAGTTHADRVPSPIYGDDTPYTILNTMETTEPITAIFMGFQTAQDDSGQTQEFEGSLKAELVIIEDNDDNGDDSNMKQKKDLDHLGGSCSANGKMAVGDIQMERQVQRRGEGSGFIHLTC